One region of Flavobacterium sp. KACC 22763 genomic DNA includes:
- the rpsI gene encoding 30S ribosomal protein S9, with amino-acid sequence MGVIHKIGRRKTAVARVYVSEGTGNITVNKKEFATYFPTATLQYKVLQPLSMTENASNFDVKVNVYGGGTTGQAEAVRMALARVMCEVNAENRAILKPEGLLTRDPRMVERKKFGQKKARKRFQFSKR; translated from the coding sequence ATGGGAGTTATTCACAAAATCGGTAGAAGAAAAACCGCTGTTGCACGTGTATACGTTTCTGAAGGAACTGGAAACATCACTGTAAACAAAAAAGAATTCGCAACTTACTTTCCAACTGCAACTTTACAATACAAAGTTTTACAACCGCTTTCTATGACAGAAAACGCTAGTAACTTTGACGTAAAAGTAAACGTTTACGGAGGTGGTACAACTGGTCAAGCAGAAGCTGTAAGAATGGCATTAGCACGCGTAATGTGTGAAGTTAACGCTGAAAACAGAGCTATCCTTAAACCAGAAGGTTTATTAACAAGAGACCCAAGAATGGTTGAACGTAAGAAATTCGGTCAGAAGAAAGCTCGTAAGAGATTCCAATTCTCTAAACGTTAA
- the tsf gene encoding translation elongation factor Ts has translation MATITAADVNKLRQSTGAGMMDCKKALVEAEGDFDKAIQILREKGQKVAANRSDRESAEGAAVSFINADNTKGAIITLNCETDFVGKNEAFVALAKDLVERAINFSSKEELLASDFNGITVAEKLIEQTGVIGEKIEIGGFEILEGAYVGSYVHVNKIAALTAISAPVANAEALTKDISMQVASMGADTLSYKDFDPAFVESELAARIAVIEKDNEEAKRLGKTLKNVPKYISFSQLTPEVIKQAEEDAKAELKAEGKPEQIWDKILPGKVQRFISDNTTLDQEKALLDQNFIKDDSKKVGDYVKGFNVEITGFKRVTLG, from the coding sequence ATGGCAACAATTACTGCTGCAGACGTAAATAAATTAAGACAATCTACAGGTGCCGGAATGATGGACTGTAAAAAAGCTTTAGTTGAAGCTGAAGGAGATTTTGATAAAGCTATCCAAATCCTTAGAGAAAAAGGACAAAAAGTTGCTGCTAACCGTTCTGACCGTGAGTCTGCTGAAGGAGCTGCTGTTTCTTTTATCAATGCTGACAACACTAAAGGAGCTATCATCACTTTAAACTGCGAAACTGACTTCGTAGGTAAAAATGAAGCTTTCGTTGCTTTAGCTAAAGATTTAGTAGAAAGAGCTATCAACTTCTCTTCTAAAGAAGAATTATTAGCTTCTGATTTCAACGGAATTACAGTTGCTGAGAAATTAATTGAGCAAACTGGAGTTATCGGTGAGAAAATCGAAATCGGTGGTTTCGAAATTTTAGAAGGTGCTTACGTTGGATCTTATGTTCACGTTAATAAAATTGCTGCTTTAACTGCAATTTCTGCTCCAGTTGCTAACGCTGAAGCTTTAACAAAAGACATCTCTATGCAAGTTGCTTCTATGGGAGCTGATACTTTATCTTACAAAGATTTTGATCCTGCTTTCGTTGAATCTGAACTTGCTGCTCGTATTGCTGTAATCGAAAAAGACAATGAAGAAGCAAAACGTTTAGGAAAAACTTTGAAAAATGTTCCTAAATACATCTCTTTCTCTCAATTAACTCCTGAAGTTATCAAACAAGCTGAAGAAGATGCTAAAGCTGAATTAAAAGCTGAAGGTAAACCAGAGCAAATTTGGGATAAAATTCTTCCAGGAAAAGTTCAACGTTTCATCTCTGACAACACTACTTTAGATCAAGAGAAAGCTCTTTTAGATCAAAACTTCATCAAAGATGACAGTAAAAAAGTTGGTGATTACGTAAAAGGATTCAATGTTGAAATTACAGGTTTCAAAAGAGTTACTTTAGGTTAA
- a CDS encoding ferritin-like domain-containing protein, translating to MNILKFIESFTDDSLMNSTGSRRDSFSHFGNIGKNLALASIPFGLSALTNKAFAKDITATPATPIGALQFALTLEYLENEFYAMALDSGVIPASENGGRDLKVFQQIADHESDHVKFLIAGLGGTMSPNFVPKPTFDFTVGGAFDPFHDYPTFLALAQAFEDTGVRAYKGQAANLITTPDLLTAALQIHSVEARHASEVRRLRGLKGWISNAERGAGMPAATQAVYDGEGVTMQAGFNTATAFGAAAGSEAYDEPLTTQQVVDIANIFIV from the coding sequence ATGAACATTTTAAAATTTATAGAATCCTTTACTGATGACAGTTTAATGAACAGTACTGGTTCCCGCAGAGACAGTTTTTCGCATTTTGGAAATATTGGAAAAAATTTAGCATTGGCATCTATCCCTTTCGGATTATCTGCTCTTACTAATAAAGCTTTTGCTAAAGACATAACAGCAACTCCCGCAACTCCAATTGGAGCTTTGCAATTTGCATTGACTTTAGAATATCTTGAAAACGAATTTTATGCGATGGCATTAGATTCAGGGGTTATTCCAGCTTCTGAAAATGGCGGACGCGATTTAAAAGTCTTTCAACAGATTGCAGATCATGAATCTGATCATGTCAAATTTTTAATTGCTGGATTGGGCGGAACGATGAGTCCTAACTTTGTTCCTAAACCAACTTTTGATTTTACTGTAGGTGGAGCATTTGATCCATTTCATGATTACCCAACATTCTTAGCTTTGGCACAAGCCTTTGAGGACACAGGAGTTAGAGCATACAAAGGACAAGCTGCAAATTTGATAACAACGCCAGATTTATTGACGGCAGCATTACAAATTCATTCCGTCGAAGCTCGTCATGCTTCTGAAGTTAGAAGACTAAGAGGCTTAAAAGGATGGATTTCTAATGCCGAAAGAGGCGCTGGCATGCCAGCAGCAACACAAGCAGTTTATGATGGCGAAGGCGTAACTATGCAAGCGGGGTTTAATACCGCAACCGCATTTGGTGCCGCAGCAGGCTCAGAAGCTTATGATGAGCCACTTACAACACAACAAGTGGTTGATATTGCCAATATATTTATTGTATAA
- a CDS encoding queuosine precursor transporter codes for MFKTRKEIVFVILAGIFITNAVVAELIGGKLIQIGPFVMSIGILPWPIVFLTTDLINEYFGEKGVKKLSFITACLIAYAFLILFMAIVIPAAKGISPVNDSQFEAVFGQSMWIIIGSLIAFMASQLIDVWIFWFFKNRTGEKKIWLRTTGSTVISQLFDSFIVLGIAFWLPGKIDFDTFISSGMIGYTFKLAIAILLTPAIYLGHHLIKKYLDEDPAHKG; via the coding sequence ATGTTTAAAACCAGAAAAGAAATTGTTTTTGTAATTTTAGCAGGAATATTTATTACCAATGCCGTTGTGGCTGAGTTAATTGGAGGAAAGCTAATTCAAATTGGCCCTTTTGTAATGAGTATAGGAATTTTGCCTTGGCCAATTGTATTCCTAACTACCGATTTGATTAATGAATATTTTGGTGAAAAAGGTGTAAAAAAACTTTCTTTTATAACTGCATGTCTGATTGCTTATGCTTTTTTGATACTTTTTATGGCAATTGTTATTCCCGCCGCAAAAGGAATTAGCCCAGTAAATGACAGTCAGTTTGAAGCTGTTTTTGGACAAAGTATGTGGATTATTATTGGAAGCTTAATAGCTTTCATGGCATCGCAGCTTATTGATGTATGGATATTTTGGTTCTTTAAAAACAGAACCGGCGAGAAAAAAATATGGCTAAGAACCACAGGTTCTACTGTAATTTCGCAATTATTTGATTCATTCATTGTTTTAGGAATTGCATTTTGGCTTCCTGGAAAAATTGATTTTGACACTTTTATATCTTCAGGAATGATAGGATATACTTTTAAGTTAGCAATTGCTATTTTATTAACTCCAGCAATTTATCTGGGGCATCATCTGATTAAGAAATATTTGGACGAAGATCCTGCACATAAAGGATAA
- the rpsB gene encoding 30S ribosomal protein S2: MANKIEVKELLEAGVHFGHMTRKWDPNMAPYIYMERNGIHIINLYKTAAKIEEANEALKKIAASGRKILFVATKKQAKDIVADKAKAANMPYITERWPGGMLTNFVTIRKAVKKMSSIDKMKKDGTFNTLSKKERLQVDRLRAKLEKNLGSIADMSRLPAALFVVDIKAEHIAIKEAQKLNIPVFAMVDTNSDPREVDYVIPANDDASKSIDKILSLVTTAVIEGLSDRGAEKEVEAAEEAPAVEAEAPATETEE; encoded by the coding sequence ATGGCAAACAAAATAGAAGTAAAAGAATTACTAGAAGCAGGTGTTCACTTCGGACACATGACTAGAAAATGGGATCCAAATATGGCTCCTTACATTTATATGGAGCGTAATGGTATTCACATTATCAATCTATATAAAACTGCAGCTAAAATTGAAGAAGCTAACGAAGCTTTGAAAAAAATCGCTGCATCAGGTAGAAAAATCTTATTCGTAGCTACCAAAAAACAAGCAAAAGACATCGTTGCTGATAAAGCAAAAGCTGCAAACATGCCTTACATCACTGAAAGATGGCCAGGTGGAATGTTGACTAACTTCGTAACTATCAGAAAGGCAGTTAAAAAAATGTCTTCTATTGATAAAATGAAGAAAGACGGTACTTTCAACACTTTATCTAAAAAAGAGCGTTTACAAGTTGATCGTCTACGTGCTAAATTAGAGAAAAACTTAGGTTCAATTGCTGATATGTCTAGACTACCTGCAGCATTGTTCGTAGTAGATATCAAAGCTGAACACATCGCAATAAAAGAAGCTCAAAAATTAAACATTCCAGTTTTCGCAATGGTTGATACGAATTCTGACCCAAGAGAGGTTGATTACGTGATTCCTGCAAATGATGACGCTTCTAAATCAATTGACAAAATTTTATCTTTAGTAACTACTGCAGTAATCGAAGGTCTTTCTGACAGAGGTGCTGAGAAAGAAGTTGAAGCTGCTGAAGAAGCTCCTGCTGTTGAAGCTGAAGCTCCTGCAACTGAAACTGAAGAATAA
- a CDS encoding ferritin-like domain-containing protein, with protein MKNEVKIHEVDPSLNSRRSFLKLSGLTLVTTGLVLAGCSDNDDNNNMEDTSLPGVRNGVFDLGSGDFGVLTYAYALEQLEADFYTKVVNSTNFNTIFNDTERQVLTDLYHHEVVHRDFFKAALTGALPDPSSQLLPSLAFNYGSLNFNSRTEVLATAKALEDTGVAAYNGAGKLIKTADYLLLAGKIVSVEARHASAIRSLINPNSKDFAGDDIVNMSTGLDDAKDPSKILPIAAGFITTKFTAKYLP; from the coding sequence ATGAAAAACGAAGTTAAAATTCATGAAGTTGACCCTTCACTGAATAGCAGAAGGAGCTTTCTTAAGCTCAGTGGATTAACATTAGTTACCACAGGTTTGGTTCTTGCTGGCTGCAGCGATAATGACGATAACAACAATATGGAGGACACATCCTTGCCTGGAGTCAGAAATGGCGTTTTTGACCTAGGCTCAGGCGACTTTGGTGTTCTCACTTACGCTTATGCTCTAGAACAGTTAGAAGCAGACTTTTATACTAAGGTGGTAAATTCTACAAACTTCAATACTATATTTAATGATACAGAACGTCAAGTTTTGACCGACTTATATCATCACGAAGTAGTTCACAGAGATTTTTTTAAAGCAGCTTTGACTGGAGCACTTCCAGATCCTAGCTCTCAATTACTGCCATCTTTAGCATTCAATTACGGCTCTTTAAATTTCAACAGCCGCACCGAAGTTTTAGCAACCGCAAAAGCACTTGAAGACACAGGTGTTGCCGCTTATAACGGAGCTGGAAAATTGATTAAAACTGCAGATTATTTACTATTAGCAGGAAAAATTGTTTCAGTTGAAGCCAGACACGCATCAGCGATAAGAAGCTTGATCAACCCAAATTCTAAAGATTTTGCTGGAGACGATATAGTAAATATGTCAACAGGATTAGACGATGCAAAAGATCCATCTAAAATCCTGCCGATTGCTGCTGGTTTTATCACCACAAAATTCACAGCTAAATACTTGCCTTAA
- a CDS encoding DNA-3-methyladenine glycosylase I has protein sequence MEPIRCGWCSASDLYKKYHDEEWGTPIYDDPTIFEFLILETFQAGLSWITILNKRENFKTAFDNFDYKKIANYSEDKIEELMQNTRIIRNQLKIKSAVTNAQAFMKVQDEFGTFSDYIWKFTGGKPIDNNPKTLKDVPATTPISDAISKDLKKRGFKFVGSTVIYAHMQATGMVNDHVEDCFTRAK, from the coding sequence ATGGAACCAATAAGATGTGGCTGGTGTTCTGCCAGCGATTTGTATAAAAAATATCATGACGAAGAATGGGGAACTCCTATTTATGACGACCCAACTATTTTTGAGTTTTTAATTCTAGAAACTTTTCAGGCTGGACTAAGCTGGATTACTATTTTAAATAAAAGGGAAAACTTCAAAACTGCTTTTGACAATTTTGATTATAAAAAAATTGCTAATTATTCTGAAGATAAAATCGAAGAATTAATGCAGAATACACGAATCATTCGTAATCAACTCAAAATTAAATCTGCCGTTACAAACGCTCAGGCCTTTATGAAAGTTCAAGATGAATTTGGAACTTTCTCTGATTATATCTGGAAATTTACTGGCGGCAAACCAATTGATAACAATCCAAAAACTTTGAAAGATGTCCCGGCAACTACTCCAATTTCTGATGCGATCAGCAAAGATTTAAAAAAACGCGGTTTCAAGTTTGTTGGTTCAACCGTTATTTACGCTCACATGCAAGCAACCGGAATGGTCAATGATCATGTAGAAGATTGCTTTACTAGAGCTAAATAG
- the rplM gene encoding 50S ribosomal protein L13 — MDALSYKTVSASKATVTKEWIVVDAEGHNLGRLASKVAMILRGKYKPSYTPHVDCGDNVIVINSEKINLTGTKMNDKIYMRHTGYPGGQRTLTAKVLQAKNPAALVEKAVKGMLPKNKLGAELFRNLNVVVGAEHKHGAQKPRTVNLNDLK; from the coding sequence ATGGACGCATTAAGCTACAAAACAGTTTCAGCAAGTAAAGCCACTGTAACTAAAGAGTGGATTGTTGTTGACGCTGAAGGTCATAACTTAGGACGTCTTGCTTCTAAAGTTGCAATGATTTTAAGAGGTAAGTACAAGCCAAGTTACACACCGCACGTTGACTGTGGAGATAACGTAATTGTTATCAACTCAGAAAAAATTAACCTTACAGGTACAAAAATGAATGACAAAATTTACATGCGTCATACAGGTTACCCAGGAGGACAAAGAACTTTAACTGCTAAAGTATTGCAAGCTAAAAATCCAGCTGCATTAGTAGAAAAAGCTGTAAAAGGTATGTTACCTAAAAACAAATTAGGTGCTGAACTTTTTAGAAATCTAAATGTTGTTGTAGGAGCTGAGCACAAACACGGAGCTCAAAAACCTAGAACTGTTAACCTAAATGATCTTAAGTAA
- a CDS encoding M3 family metallopeptidase, whose amino-acid sequence MKTPIELDNSLLKDWSGPYGGIPDFTAYKILDFKPTIEFAIKEKLEEIDAIANNPQKPTFENTIEALELSGAKLDRIHAVYGIYRSNLSTPEFNIIDTEMSPKLAEINDKLYQNNKLFSRIEALYKSDEKKDLTKEQQRLLWLYYTDFVREGAELNEQGKDKVAKINQELATLFTAFSQKLLAEENDQYIELEAVADFDGLPEEFKNAAIAEAKERNLNVLGCIGNTRSSIEPFLTFSNRRNLREKAFGIFVKRGDNKNENDTNETLVSILKLRAEKAKILGFRNFAEWSLSNKMAKDPQKTLDLMHSVWKPAVEKVKNDVAAMQEMVDREGDNFKIQPWDYRYYAEKVRKAKYDLDQNEIKQYLQLENLREGMFWTAGELFDLGFKQLFDVPVYHPDVRVWEVNNKNTGEPIGLWYFDPYARAGKRSGAWMNSHRDQQKIKGNVLPIVSNNCNFIKGNSDEPVLISWDDATTLFHEFGHALHGLCSNVTYPSLSGTSVARDYVEFPSQLLEHWLATPEVLNKFALHYKTNEPLSQSLVERIGRAANFNEGFATVETISSSFVDMELHLTTETVDPHAFEKKILSEINMPSEIVMRHRIPQFAHIFSSDGYAAGYYSYLWADVINADAYEAFLQGNGPFDKVISKRLYETVLSVGNTIDNEEMYENFRGHAPQSDALMRARNFPVES is encoded by the coding sequence ATGAAAACACCGATAGAGTTAGATAATTCATTGCTAAAAGATTGGTCTGGTCCTTATGGAGGCATTCCAGATTTTACGGCATATAAAATTTTAGATTTTAAGCCCACAATAGAATTTGCGATCAAAGAAAAATTGGAAGAGATTGATGCAATTGCCAATAATCCACAAAAACCTACATTTGAAAATACCATCGAAGCTTTAGAGCTTTCAGGGGCAAAATTAGATCGAATTCATGCGGTTTATGGTATTTATAGATCTAATTTAAGTACTCCAGAATTTAATATTATTGATACAGAAATGTCGCCAAAATTGGCAGAGATCAATGACAAACTGTATCAAAATAACAAACTGTTTTCTAGAATTGAAGCCTTGTATAAATCGGATGAAAAGAAGGATTTAACTAAGGAGCAACAACGTTTGCTATGGCTTTATTATACTGATTTTGTTAGGGAAGGAGCAGAGTTAAACGAACAGGGTAAAGATAAAGTGGCTAAGATCAATCAGGAATTGGCAACGCTTTTTACCGCTTTTAGTCAAAAGTTATTGGCAGAAGAAAACGATCAGTATATAGAGTTAGAGGCAGTGGCTGATTTTGACGGTTTGCCTGAGGAATTTAAGAATGCAGCAATTGCAGAAGCGAAAGAAAGAAATTTAAATGTTTTAGGATGTATTGGAAACACAAGATCTTCAATTGAACCTTTTTTGACTTTTTCAAACAGAAGGAATTTAAGGGAAAAAGCTTTTGGTATTTTCGTAAAGCGAGGCGATAATAAGAACGAAAATGATACAAATGAAACTCTTGTGTCTATATTAAAATTAAGAGCAGAAAAAGCAAAGATTTTAGGTTTTAGAAACTTTGCTGAGTGGAGTTTGTCTAACAAGATGGCTAAAGATCCGCAAAAGACGCTCGATTTGATGCATTCTGTATGGAAACCTGCGGTAGAAAAAGTAAAAAATGATGTTGCGGCTATGCAAGAAATGGTAGATCGAGAAGGCGATAACTTTAAAATTCAGCCTTGGGATTACCGCTATTATGCAGAAAAAGTGCGTAAAGCAAAATACGACTTAGACCAGAATGAAATCAAACAATATTTACAGCTGGAAAATTTACGCGAAGGAATGTTCTGGACAGCAGGAGAATTGTTTGATTTAGGTTTTAAGCAATTATTTGATGTTCCGGTTTATCATCCAGATGTTCGCGTTTGGGAAGTGAATAATAAAAATACAGGAGAGCCAATTGGCTTATGGTATTTTGATCCTTATGCTCGTGCAGGAAAACGTTCGGGAGCGTGGATGAATTCGCATAGAGACCAGCAGAAAATAAAAGGTAACGTGCTTCCTATTGTGTCAAACAATTGCAATTTCATAAAAGGAAATAGCGATGAACCTGTTTTAATTTCGTGGGATGATGCGACAACTTTGTTTCATGAATTTGGTCATGCACTTCATGGATTGTGTTCTAACGTTACTTATCCAAGTCTTTCTGGGACTTCGGTTGCGAGAGATTATGTAGAGTTTCCTTCTCAGTTATTAGAGCATTGGTTAGCGACTCCGGAGGTTCTGAATAAATTTGCGCTTCATTATAAAACAAATGAGCCTCTCTCTCAATCATTGGTGGAAAGAATTGGAAGAGCGGCTAATTTTAATGAAGGTTTTGCAACAGTTGAGACTATTTCAAGTTCGTTTGTAGATATGGAGCTGCATTTAACAACCGAAACAGTCGATCCGCATGCATTTGAGAAGAAAATCTTAAGTGAAATTAATATGCCGTCTGAAATCGTAATGCGACACAGGATTCCGCAGTTTGCCCATATTTTTTCGAGTGATGGATATGCTGCAGGTTATTACAGCTATTTATGGGCGGATGTTATTAATGCAGATGCGTATGAGGCATTTTTGCAAGGAAATGGTCCTTTTGATAAAGTAATTTCTAAGCGTCTTTATGAAACTGTTTTAAGCGTTGGGAATACGATTGATAATGAAGAGATGTATGAGAATTTTAGAGGCCATGCACCACAATCTGATGCATTGATGAGAGCGAGAAATTTTCCAGTTGAAAGCTAA